A single Sporosarcina sp. FSL W8-0480 DNA region contains:
- a CDS encoding sigma-70 family RNA polymerase sigma factor, with amino-acid sequence MVRKDEETIIGEAILQLPLKQREVLIYFYFHEMTIVAIANLLSIPESTVKTRLRRGRELLRNQLKGIEWEVLLNG; translated from the coding sequence TTGGTAAGAAAAGATGAAGAGACAATAATCGGGGAAGCAATCCTTCAATTGCCATTGAAACAACGAGAGGTTCTCATATACTTTTATTTTCATGAAATGACTATCGTTGCGATTGCAAATCTTTTATCCATTCCTGAAAGTACAGTCAAGACGCGATTGCGACGAGGTAGGGAGCTATTAAGAAATCAGCTGAAAGGAATTGAATGGGAGGTGCTGTTAAATGGATAA
- the mfd gene encoding transcription-repair coupling factor, translating into MDALIDLFLQDKEINKVIDELKTGQDRQLLAGLSGGAKSVFFKAVHHSAARPILIITPNMLQAQRTYEDLAKTLGDSLVHLYPAEELVAADFSVSSFDLRASRIDTLDHMARIGKGIYITPVAGMKKLLPHKDRWLENSLTTKVDDTIDVDKWIQKLVEMGYNRQDMVTAPGDFALRGGILDVYPLNMENPVRIELFDTDVDSIRLFSADDQRSTDKLDTVSILPASEFVWDSGELSQIAENLEGALRSSLKRVKSDEVKESLTLNITRDIDLLKDGIVPEGMMKYVSLSEQATAFLGDYFPEDGLVFFDEIGRILEVSTALENEEKEWYLSLLEEGKIVHDARISFTFDEMHKILDQKKSYLSLFVRTVPGIVLKKTVSFSCKPMQEFHGQMNLLKNEMDRWQQGKFNVFVVADGEERMKKVQTILRDYEMPANVNGRQSENGTVSIIDGDLSAGFEMPFQRLTVITDAELFKGKPKRKARPQKMTNAERIKSYSEIKPGDYIVHVHHGIGKYYGVVTLEVGGVHKDYLDIRYRAEDKLFVPADQIDLIQKYVASGEKEPKLHKLGGAEWKKTKSKVSSAVKDIADDLIKLYAKREAEKGFAFSEDDDLQRSFENSFPYDETEDQLRSIEEIKRDMERERPMDRLLCGDVGYGKTEVAIRAAFKAIGDGKQVAFLVPTTILAQQHFETMKERFSGFPVEVALLNRFRTKKEQTETLKGLKAGTIDVVVGTHRLLSKDVVYKDLGLLIVDEEQRFGVTHKEKLKQLKTNVDVLTLTATPIPRTLHMSMLGVRDLSVIETPPANRFPVQTYVMEHNFALVREAIEREMGRGGQVFYLYNRVEDITRKVDEIKQLVPEARVAFAHGQMGESALESVILSFLEGEYDVLVTTTIIETGIDIPNVNTLIIHDADRMGLSQLYQLRGRVGRSNRVAYAYFLYQRDKVLTEVAESRLQAIKEFTELGSGFKIAMRDLSIRGAGNLLGSQQHGFIDSVGFDLYSQMLQDAIEEKQTGIVKSEIQDVEISLPINAYLPDTYIRDGFQKIQMYKRVKAIESEADYSELVDEMTDRFGDLPLEADLLLRVGRIKAWGRMAGVESIKKQRSFIEIRLTEEGTAKTDGAKMVTDSMEFGRAVGFTMEEGRLIVTVDERYTGKMTEFDVLEEMMRILASSLKETISADSE; encoded by the coding sequence TTGGATGCGCTCATAGATTTATTTCTACAAGATAAAGAGATTAATAAGGTAATTGACGAATTGAAAACAGGTCAGGACCGCCAACTGTTGGCGGGTTTATCGGGCGGTGCAAAATCCGTCTTCTTTAAGGCTGTACATCATTCAGCCGCTCGCCCGATCCTTATTATTACTCCCAACATGCTGCAAGCACAGCGTACATATGAGGACCTTGCGAAGACTCTTGGAGATTCACTTGTCCACTTATACCCGGCAGAGGAACTGGTCGCTGCCGATTTTTCCGTATCCAGTTTTGACCTTCGAGCAAGCAGGATAGATACTCTCGATCATATGGCGCGGATTGGAAAGGGAATCTATATTACACCTGTGGCAGGTATGAAAAAATTGCTTCCACATAAGGATCGTTGGCTTGAGAATTCATTGACTACCAAGGTAGACGACACAATCGATGTGGACAAATGGATACAAAAGCTTGTCGAGATGGGTTACAACAGACAGGATATGGTGACGGCACCAGGAGACTTCGCACTTCGCGGAGGAATCTTGGACGTCTATCCGTTGAATATGGAAAACCCGGTTCGGATTGAACTTTTCGATACAGACGTCGACTCGATTCGGTTGTTTTCAGCGGATGATCAACGCTCGACTGACAAATTGGACACTGTATCTATATTGCCTGCCTCCGAGTTCGTTTGGGATTCAGGTGAGTTATCGCAAATAGCGGAAAACCTTGAAGGCGCTTTACGTTCAAGTTTGAAGCGGGTGAAAAGTGATGAGGTGAAGGAATCCCTCACATTGAATATTACACGCGATATCGACCTATTGAAGGATGGCATTGTTCCTGAAGGAATGATGAAATACGTATCACTATCAGAACAAGCGACCGCCTTCTTAGGCGATTATTTCCCTGAAGACGGTCTTGTTTTCTTCGATGAAATAGGACGTATTCTTGAAGTATCAACGGCGCTTGAAAACGAAGAGAAAGAATGGTATTTATCTTTGCTTGAAGAAGGAAAAATTGTTCATGATGCAAGAATTTCCTTCACATTCGACGAGATGCACAAAATACTCGACCAGAAAAAGTCATATCTATCTCTCTTTGTCCGAACAGTTCCAGGCATTGTCTTGAAAAAAACGGTTTCTTTCTCTTGTAAACCAATGCAGGAGTTCCACGGTCAAATGAATTTATTGAAAAATGAAATGGACCGTTGGCAACAAGGGAAATTCAATGTATTCGTCGTTGCGGACGGCGAAGAACGGATGAAAAAAGTCCAGACGATCCTACGAGATTACGAGATGCCGGCAAATGTGAACGGCAGACAATCGGAAAACGGCACTGTTTCGATTATTGACGGTGATCTATCTGCCGGATTTGAAATGCCATTCCAACGCCTCACGGTCATTACGGATGCTGAGTTGTTCAAAGGCAAACCGAAACGGAAAGCCCGTCCACAGAAGATGACGAATGCGGAGCGCATTAAAAGCTATTCGGAGATCAAACCTGGAGATTACATTGTCCACGTCCATCACGGAATCGGGAAATATTATGGGGTCGTAACACTTGAAGTGGGCGGTGTCCATAAGGATTATTTAGATATACGTTATCGCGCAGAGGATAAACTGTTCGTTCCTGCAGATCAAATCGATTTGATCCAGAAATACGTCGCCTCAGGGGAAAAGGAACCAAAACTTCATAAGCTTGGTGGAGCGGAATGGAAGAAGACGAAGAGTAAAGTATCTTCCGCAGTGAAAGATATCGCGGATGATTTGATAAAGCTCTATGCGAAGCGAGAGGCGGAAAAAGGGTTTGCGTTTTCGGAGGACGATGATTTACAACGATCCTTTGAAAACTCCTTCCCATATGACGAGACGGAGGATCAGCTTCGCTCCATTGAAGAAATAAAGCGGGATATGGAAAGAGAACGACCGATGGACCGCCTGCTTTGCGGAGACGTCGGGTACGGAAAGACGGAAGTAGCAATACGGGCAGCTTTCAAAGCAATAGGAGATGGCAAACAAGTCGCTTTTCTTGTACCGACTACCATCCTCGCACAACAGCATTTTGAGACGATGAAAGAGCGTTTCTCAGGCTTCCCTGTAGAAGTAGCACTTTTGAATCGATTTAGAACGAAAAAAGAACAGACGGAAACGTTGAAAGGTTTGAAAGCGGGTACGATTGACGTTGTTGTAGGAACCCACCGCCTCCTTTCGAAAGATGTGGTCTACAAGGATTTAGGTCTACTGATTGTTGACGAAGAGCAGCGGTTCGGTGTGACGCATAAAGAGAAACTGAAGCAGCTGAAAACAAATGTGGACGTACTTACATTGACTGCAACGCCAATCCCAAGAACATTGCATATGTCGATGTTGGGTGTCCGTGATTTATCTGTCATTGAAACACCACCAGCGAACCGCTTCCCGGTACAGACGTATGTCATGGAGCATAACTTTGCGCTTGTGCGCGAAGCGATTGAGCGAGAGATGGGGCGAGGCGGTCAAGTATTCTATTTATACAACCGAGTCGAGGATATTACTCGCAAGGTAGATGAAATCAAACAGTTAGTCCCGGAGGCGCGGGTCGCTTTCGCCCACGGGCAAATGGGTGAATCTGCGCTTGAATCCGTTATCTTAAGCTTCCTTGAAGGTGAATATGATGTGCTTGTCACAACGACGATCATCGAGACAGGCATCGACATTCCGAATGTCAACACACTCATCATTCACGATGCAGACCGGATGGGATTGTCCCAGCTTTACCAGCTAAGAGGTCGTGTCGGACGTTCGAATAGGGTGGCGTATGCTTATTTCCTTTACCAGCGTGATAAAGTTCTTACTGAAGTAGCGGAAAGCCGCCTGCAAGCAATAAAGGAATTCACCGAACTTGGATCAGGATTCAAGATTGCGATGCGTGACTTATCGATACGTGGAGCAGGAAATCTTCTTGGCTCCCAGCAACATGGCTTCATCGATTCTGTCGGATTTGATCTTTATTCGCAAATGCTTCAAGATGCGATTGAGGAGAAGCAGACGGGCATCGTTAAATCTGAAATCCAGGATGTCGAGATTTCATTGCCGATCAATGCGTATTTACCGGATACGTATATCCGTGACGGATTCCAGAAAATCCAGATGTATAAGCGGGTCAAGGCAATCGAAAGCGAGGCGGATTATTCCGAGCTTGTCGATGAAATGACAGATCGCTTCGGCGACTTGCCGCTTGAAGCTGATTTATTGCTACGTGTTGGAAGGATAAAAGCATGGGGAAGAATGGCGGGAGTCGAATCAATTAAAAAGCAACGCTCCTTCATTGAGATACGTTTAACCGAGGAAGGAACAGCCAAGACTGATGGTGCAAAAATGGTAACGGATTCAATGGAATTCGGTCGAGCTGTCGGCTTTACGATGGAAGAAGGGCGCCTAATTGTTACGGTAGATGAACGGTATACCGGGAAAATGACTGAATTCGACGTGTTGGAAGAGATGATGCGTATCTTGGCGTCATCCTTAAAGGAAACAATCTCTGCTGATTCCGAGTAA
- a CDS encoding iron-siderophore ABC transporter substrate-binding protein, whose amino-acid sequence MNKYVRTILLVALSAILLVGCSSKKTEDKGSVNEKAESSVTITGSNGEVTLDQPAKKVVVLEWTYAEDLLALGIQPAGMADIQEYHNWVNIDAELSDDVVDVGGRQEPNLEAIAALEPDLIIGVSFRHDAMLKDLEKIAPTVIFNPYPEDESIDLYQEMTTTFKEIAKAVDKTAEADKVLADLDAKYDEAKAEIDKADLKTKDIILTLAYSGPQAPEIRVFTPNSMASQILEKIGLKNIHVPDQFEVFGSSTFNVEGLTKYENANYLFTVQADDNVYEKQLKDNAVWKNLNFVKEDRLFDLGGDTWLYGGPLSAETLLNRIVDTMVNK is encoded by the coding sequence ATGAATAAATATGTGAGAACGATTCTATTGGTTGCACTTAGTGCGATTTTATTAGTTGGATGTTCATCGAAAAAGACAGAAGATAAAGGTTCAGTTAACGAAAAGGCTGAAAGCAGTGTAACGATCACAGGTTCAAATGGAGAAGTGACTCTTGATCAACCAGCCAAGAAAGTTGTTGTGCTTGAATGGACATATGCGGAAGACTTGCTGGCACTTGGAATACAACCCGCTGGAATGGCCGATATTCAGGAGTATCATAATTGGGTGAACATTGACGCCGAATTAAGTGACGATGTCGTTGATGTCGGTGGCCGTCAAGAACCTAATTTGGAGGCGATCGCAGCACTTGAACCTGATTTGATCATCGGAGTGAGTTTCCGTCACGATGCAATGTTAAAGGATTTGGAGAAAATTGCTCCAACGGTCATCTTCAACCCATATCCTGAAGATGAATCGATTGATTTATATCAGGAGATGACGACTACTTTCAAGGAAATTGCAAAGGCAGTAGATAAGACAGCCGAGGCTGATAAAGTATTGGCAGACTTAGATGCAAAATATGACGAAGCAAAGGCTGAAATTGATAAAGCCGATTTGAAAACAAAGGATATCATCTTAACACTTGCTTATTCGGGTCCACAAGCCCCAGAAATTCGAGTATTCACACCGAATTCGATGGCCTCTCAAATCCTTGAGAAAATCGGCTTGAAAAACATCCACGTACCTGATCAGTTTGAAGTTTTCGGGTCAAGCACGTTCAATGTAGAAGGATTGACGAAATATGAAAATGCAAACTATTTATTCACCGTCCAGGCCGACGACAATGTATATGAAAAGCAACTGAAGGACAATGCAGTCTGGAAAAACTTGAACTTTGTCAAGGAAGATCGACTATTTGACTTAGGTGGGGACACTTGGTTATATGGAGGCCCACTTTCAGCGGAAACTTTGCTAAATCGAATTGTCGATACAATGGTTAATAAATAA
- a CDS encoding iron ABC transporter permease produces the protein MFVWISGLFLLIVLSFIHLTQGQADYTVSQLVKEVWVEGRIQDIVLSLRLPRLAIGILAGGALAVAGAVLQTLTNNPLASASTLGINAGAYFFVVASMIFFPSVLGDFPFLVALAGAVLSSVLVVALAGKQMEPVRVALTGMIISLLFSSMTGSLQLLFENQTNGLFLWGSGTLVQLNWNGVSFAGPMIIVLFIVTLGLAKPMDILSLGEDVASSLGQNVRVVKLMAWAAAILLAATTVSVVGPIGFIGLMAPHIVRMLGISGHLHIFLQSFLWGSVMLIGADVLGRLIQPGQEVPVGAMTALVGGPWLLYLAWKTARTHNKGDRQMGGTLKPVKLPVVISIVTILIIVVFALAFSYNGMAWSLEWLKPVVWNFRVPRVLTAFIIGVMLALAGVLLQGVLRNPLADASVLGVTSMGGAGAMLLLVMIPAIPVQFMPFGAAAGAAIALCIILLTSWKNNFQPMLVALMGIAISAFGSAATQVFVVKAKLAVAAALVWLSGSTYGKGWEDVQLALLFVAILIGPAIYLTRSLDALTFGDDVAAGLGLSVRSTRVWALVIGVAISTAGVAIVGTVGFVGLVAPHIARRLVGFRHLPLLIVSGLLGGLLLVSADFIGRIVIAPKDIPSGLVVALIGTPYLLYLLRKMK, from the coding sequence TTGTTCGTTTGGATCAGCGGTCTTTTCCTGTTAATTGTTTTATCCTTCATCCATCTTACGCAAGGGCAGGCGGATTATACGGTTTCCCAATTAGTGAAAGAGGTTTGGGTGGAGGGGCGTATTCAGGATATCGTGCTGTCCCTTCGGCTTCCTCGGCTTGCTATCGGTATTTTAGCGGGCGGTGCGCTTGCTGTGGCGGGTGCAGTTTTGCAGACATTGACGAACAATCCGTTGGCGTCAGCGAGCACACTTGGAATTAATGCAGGGGCGTATTTTTTTGTAGTTGCCTCGATGATTTTTTTTCCGTCGGTCCTTGGTGATTTTCCTTTTCTTGTTGCATTGGCAGGTGCAGTGCTCTCTTCTGTACTTGTTGTTGCGTTGGCAGGAAAACAGATGGAACCTGTCCGTGTCGCGTTAACGGGAATGATCATCTCATTATTGTTCTCTTCAATGACAGGCTCATTACAGCTGCTTTTTGAAAATCAAACGAATGGTCTTTTCTTATGGGGTTCTGGAACACTTGTACAATTGAACTGGAACGGAGTATCATTTGCAGGTCCGATGATCATCGTACTGTTCATTGTCACATTGGGCTTGGCAAAACCGATGGATATTCTATCGTTAGGTGAGGATGTTGCTTCCTCGCTTGGACAAAATGTGCGAGTCGTAAAATTAATGGCATGGGCTGCTGCCATCCTCCTCGCAGCAACGACGGTGAGTGTCGTCGGCCCCATCGGATTTATCGGATTGATGGCACCGCATATTGTGCGCATGCTTGGAATAAGTGGGCATTTACATATTTTCCTTCAATCATTCCTTTGGGGAAGTGTGATGCTCATCGGAGCAGATGTGCTTGGCAGGTTGATCCAACCTGGTCAAGAAGTGCCAGTCGGCGCGATGACTGCATTGGTTGGTGGACCTTGGCTGCTCTATTTGGCTTGGAAGACAGCGAGGACGCATAATAAAGGCGATCGCCAAATGGGCGGTACGTTGAAGCCTGTCAAACTGCCTGTCGTCATTTCGATCGTTACGATATTAATCATCGTTGTCTTTGCACTGGCGTTTTCCTATAACGGAATGGCCTGGTCGCTTGAATGGTTGAAACCAGTCGTTTGGAATTTCCGGGTACCACGGGTGCTGACTGCTTTCATTATCGGTGTGATGCTTGCGCTTGCTGGTGTTTTATTGCAAGGCGTCTTACGGAATCCATTGGCGGATGCCAGCGTTTTGGGTGTTACATCGATGGGTGGGGCCGGAGCGATGCTGCTTTTGGTTATGATCCCGGCCATCCCTGTTCAATTTATGCCGTTTGGGGCGGCTGCAGGGGCCGCAATTGCGCTCTGCATCATTTTATTGACGTCATGGAAAAACAATTTCCAACCGATGCTTGTCGCTTTGATGGGTATTGCGATATCTGCGTTCGGATCCGCTGCAACACAAGTTTTTGTCGTGAAGGCGAAATTAGCGGTTGCTGCTGCACTCGTCTGGCTGTCCGGAAGTACGTATGGCAAGGGCTGGGAAGATGTGCAGCTTGCTCTACTATTTGTCGCTATTCTCATTGGTCCTGCAATCTACTTAACTCGCAGTTTAGATGCGCTGACATTCGGAGATGACGTGGCGGCGGGGCTTGGACTATCTGTGCGGTCGACACGTGTTTGGGCGTTAGTTATCGGAGTGGCAATTAGTACAGCAGGAGTCGCGATAGTTGGGACAGTCGGTTTCGTTGGGCTCGTTGCACCGCATATTGCCCGGAGATTAGTCGGATTCCGGCATTTGCCGTTATTGATTGTTTCGGGATTATTGGGCGGCTTGCTTCTTGTTTCGGCGGATTTCATTGGCCGTATTGTGATAGCACCAAAAGATATCCCAAGTGGACTCGTCGTCGCATTGATCGGAACTCCATATTTACTTTATTTATTGAGGAAAATGAAATAG
- a CDS encoding sigma factor, producing MITTNGLQDLMVHHTEFLIRLAYYYVKDLQAAEDIVQEVFIKIYNNQHNYEERGEVKAFLTKMTINKSKDHLKSWAYRKMQLVDKFFHQKPQEVQMIW from the coding sequence GTGATAACTACTAATGGATTACAAGATTTAATGGTTCACCATACAGAGTTCTTAATCCGACTTGCTTATTATTACGTGAAAGATCTCCAAGCAGCAGAAGACATTGTTCAGGAAGTATTCATAAAGATTTACAACAACCAGCATAATTACGAAGAACGAGGAGAAGTAAAGGCTTTTTTAACAAAAATGACGATTAATAAAAGTAAAGACCATTTGAAAAGCTGGGCTTATAGAAAAATGCAATTGGTAGACAAATTTTTCCATCAGAAACCACAAGAAGTTCAGATGATTTGGTAA
- a CDS encoding nucleotidyltransferase domain-containing protein has protein sequence MLTKEIKEQLIEKLKQEVNPAFIILFGSFAKDAVREDSDIDLAYFSNKQLSSYDRFLLSNELALIGGREVDLVDIKDIDTVFTMQIFAYGVPIYIQDENEFIRQRMRAYSMYVTLNEQRAGIINGIKERGSVFGDE, from the coding sequence GTGCTAACAAAAGAAATTAAAGAACAACTTATTGAAAAGTTAAAGCAAGAGGTCAACCCTGCTTTCATTATCCTTTTCGGTTCTTTTGCAAAAGATGCTGTACGGGAGGATAGTGATATTGACCTTGCCTATTTCAGCAACAAGCAACTATCATCTTATGATCGGTTTCTATTATCCAATGAGCTTGCCTTAATAGGCGGGCGTGAGGTTGACTTAGTTGATATTAAAGATATTGATACGGTTTTCACGATGCAAATTTTTGCATACGGCGTTCCAATCTATATACAGGATGAAAACGAATTTATCCGTCAAAGAATGCGAGCCTATAGCATGTACGTAACTTTAAATGAACAACGTGCGGGAATTATTAATGGTATTAAGGAAAGGGGAAGTGTATTTGGGGATGAATGA
- the pth gene encoding aminoacyl-tRNA hydrolase, protein MKMIIGLGNPGKQYEKTRHNVGFVAIDELAKRLDAPAWQTKFNGAYTIVHSPKGKIMLVKPLTYMNLSGECVGPLMDYFDAELEDIVVLYDDLDLAPGKLRLRQKGSAGGHNGMKSLIAHLGTDTFNRIRIGIGRPEGGMKVSDYVLSTFGKEEQPLIDESVERSASACIAWLDSTFLEVMNNYNGA, encoded by the coding sequence ATGAAAATGATAATTGGCCTTGGAAATCCGGGGAAACAATATGAAAAAACGCGGCATAATGTTGGATTTGTGGCCATTGATGAACTAGCAAAACGATTGGATGCCCCTGCTTGGCAAACGAAATTCAATGGTGCCTACACAATTGTCCATAGCCCAAAAGGCAAAATAATGCTTGTCAAACCACTCACATACATGAACCTATCCGGTGAATGCGTAGGTCCACTTATGGACTACTTCGACGCAGAGTTAGAGGACATTGTCGTCCTTTACGATGATCTCGACCTTGCCCCTGGAAAACTGAGATTACGTCAAAAAGGAAGCGCCGGCGGACATAATGGCATGAAATCTCTCATCGCCCATCTTGGAACTGACACATTCAATCGTATCCGTATAGGAATCGGTCGTCCGGAAGGCGGCATGAAAGTTTCGGATTACGTCCTATCTACATTTGGCAAAGAAGAACAGCCATTGATAGATGAAAGTGTTGAAAGAAGCGCATCAGCTTGTATTGCATGGCTTGACAGTACTTTTCTTGAAGTCATGAATAACTATAACGGTGCTTAA
- a CDS encoding type II toxin-antitoxin system RelE/ParE family toxin: MNKTYKVYWSQTALDELSNILAYPPEVKERIYMDTFERLSLMPVLTAKEIPYGLLEGYWVRLGLYQTMLLFEIDEEEAVVWIDGIKHKRENVYWKR; this comes from the coding sequence GTGAATAAAACTTATAAAGTCTATTGGTCACAGACGGCACTTGATGAATTAAGCAATATTCTTGCGTATCCTCCGGAAGTTAAGGAACGAATATACATGGATACTTTTGAACGATTATCCTTAATGCCTGTCTTAACTGCCAAAGAAATACCGTATGGTCTTCTGGAAGGTTACTGGGTGAGACTCGGATTATATCAAACCATGTTACTATTTGAAATTGATGAAGAAGAGGCTGTTGTTTGGATTGATGGAATTAAACATAAAAGAGAAAATGTTTATTGGAAGAGGTAG
- a CDS encoding ABC transporter ATP-binding protein yields the protein MRPTINTKNLSIGYQDNLLFENLNLSIPKGEITVFVGSNGCGKSTLLRSIARLLKPLEGSVLLEGKDIHSMSSRNVAKKMGILPQGPVSPEGLTVHDLVKQGRYPHQSWLSRWTDEDTNKVEAAMEATKISNLRDQAIDTLSGGQRQRAWIAMTLAQDTEVILLDEPTTYLDMTHQIEILDLLFELNEQKNRTIVMVLHDLNLASRYAHNIVAIKDGGVYAQGRPEDIVTCDLVRSVFGMECQVSTDPLFGTPHCVPYGRGRCVMQQVRSNTGA from the coding sequence ATGCGCCCTACGATAAACACGAAAAACCTTTCCATCGGCTATCAAGACAATTTACTTTTCGAGAATTTGAATCTGTCCATCCCTAAAGGGGAAATCACCGTTTTTGTCGGGAGTAACGGTTGTGGGAAATCCACCTTGCTTCGTTCGATTGCAAGGTTATTGAAGCCCTTAGAGGGATCTGTCCTGCTTGAAGGGAAAGATATTCATTCAATGTCTTCTCGAAATGTCGCTAAAAAGATGGGCATCCTTCCACAAGGGCCGGTCTCCCCTGAAGGATTGACCGTTCACGATCTTGTTAAACAAGGACGTTACCCTCACCAATCATGGCTTTCCCGCTGGACTGATGAAGATACAAACAAGGTCGAGGCAGCAATGGAAGCAACGAAGATTAGCAATCTGCGTGATCAGGCCATCGATACATTATCCGGCGGCCAACGTCAGCGTGCCTGGATTGCGATGACACTTGCTCAGGATACCGAGGTCATTTTGTTAGATGAGCCGACGACATATCTCGACATGACCCATCAAATCGAAATCTTGGATTTACTGTTTGAATTGAATGAACAAAAGAACCGCACAATTGTCATGGTGCTTCATGATTTGAATTTGGCTTCACGCTATGCACATAATATCGTCGCGATTAAAGATGGCGGCGTTTATGCACAAGGAAGGCCTGAGGATATCGTCACTTGCGACCTTGTTCGATCCGTTTTCGGTATGGAGTGCCAAGTATCGACAGATCCGCTTTTCGGAACACCGCATTGTGTACCTTACGGCAGAGGCCGCTGCGTAATGCAGCAAGTAAGGAGCAATACAGGTGCCTAA
- a CDS encoding DUF86 domain-containing protein codes for MNDVILNKTTTIEHCLKRIHDVYEGNPENLSDFTKQDSIVLNIQRACEASIDLAMHAVSVRKLGVPKTSRDAFRLLHEAGLIEASLATTLMNMVGFRNIAVHDYQALEIDILESILNKHIDDFKHFTKVFLQFGDQ; via the coding sequence ATGAATGATGTCATTTTAAATAAGACGACAACGATTGAGCACTGTTTAAAACGCATTCACGACGTGTATGAAGGCAATCCCGAAAACTTATCTGACTTCACGAAACAAGATAGTATCGTTTTAAATATCCAACGTGCTTGTGAGGCAAGTATCGACTTGGCTATGCATGCAGTGAGTGTGCGTAAACTTGGTGTTCCCAAAACGAGCCGCGATGCATTCAGACTCCTACATGAAGCGGGTTTGATTGAGGCAAGTCTTGCGACAACATTAATGAATATGGTTGGCTTCCGTAACATTGCTGTTCATGATTATCAGGCTTTGGAAATTGATATTTTAGAATCGATTTTAAATAAACATATAGATGATTTTAAACACTTCACAAAGGTGTTTTTGCAGTTTGGAGATCAATAA
- the spoVT gene encoding stage V sporulation protein T yields MKATGIVRRIDDLGRVVIPKEIRRTLRIREGDPLEIFTDRDGEVILKKYSPISELGQFAKEYAETLYETLGTPAMISDRDEMIAVSGLSKKDYLNRALSPDAEDVLAGRTLVIEKLEKTVEWVPGQTEQVKSYCIAPIVAGGDTIGAVYLLSKVHFLGEAEQKAAETAAHFLAKQMEQ; encoded by the coding sequence ATGAAAGCAACAGGAATCGTGCGCAGAATTGATGATTTAGGCAGGGTGGTCATTCCAAAAGAAATCAGAAGGACCCTCCGCATCCGTGAAGGAGATCCGCTTGAAATCTTTACCGATCGGGATGGAGAAGTGATTTTAAAGAAGTACTCCCCAATTTCCGAGCTCGGTCAATTCGCGAAAGAGTACGCAGAAACGCTATACGAAACACTCGGAACACCTGCCATGATCAGTGACAGAGATGAAATGATTGCCGTATCCGGATTGTCGAAAAAAGATTATTTGAACCGCGCATTATCACCGGACGCGGAAGATGTATTAGCCGGCCGCACCCTCGTTATCGAAAAACTCGAAAAAACGGTGGAATGGGTACCTGGCCAAACCGAGCAAGTGAAATCCTACTGCATTGCCCCGATTGTTGCGGGCGGTGATACAATTGGTGCGGTCTATTTGCTATCGAAAGTCCATTTCCTTGGCGAAGCCGAACAAAAAGCAGCAGAAACCGCCGCGCACTTTTTGGCGAAACAAATGGAACAATAA
- a CDS encoding anti-sigma-F factor Fin, with product MDIRYSCRHCNTEVGSIPFASAEEVVQQLKNREDSEHFLEYDKDGSMTVRCICEECEKSLKTFPDYYALKKWLQ from the coding sequence ATGGACATTCGATATTCATGTAGACATTGCAATACGGAGGTCGGAAGTATCCCGTTCGCTTCCGCTGAGGAAGTTGTCCAACAGTTGAAAAACAGAGAGGACAGCGAACATTTCTTGGAGTACGACAAAGACGGGTCAATGACAGTACGATGCATATGCGAGGAATGTGAGAAGTCGTTAAAAACATTCCCGGATTACTATGCACTAAAGAAATGGCTACAATAA